A region from the Helicoverpa armigera isolate CAAS_96S chromosome 6, ASM3070526v1, whole genome shotgun sequence genome encodes:
- the LOC110378763 gene encoding protein arginine N-methyltransferase 1 — MSDVPDLSSDEDNFEDDEWQEMETSDTTVTCLFCPNVLSNIEEGISHCKSVHKFDLNELKLKFNMDCYSYIKLINYIKTHKPKPEVITNLNKVLWDDEKYLQPVEQDEWLMYDFDALTDKPSSPKTYHANVENGLVTLSEAHFTELQRTIQFLTQQLTESATLLKNAKDDIKQMQESMQNLVEGGQLQKNNDETPAAVNCVASVPLEMDDGYFSTYAHFGIHYDMLSDKVRTETYRDAILNNKETLKGKVVLDLGCGTGILSMFCATAGAKTVYALDQSEIIYHAMDIVRENNLQDVIKLVKGRLEDTKLTEKVDIIVSEWMGYFLLFEGMLDSVIYARDHYLKPGGLLLPNRCNISLVANGDVDTHKKLIEYWSDVYGYKMNCMKSEVVREASIDIVGSKHIISGPCVVKEIDINTCKTDVMDFTADFKLPITKDGALTSIVGYFDTFFGLPNAIEFSTGPHKTPTHWKQTVFYFRDCKEVKQGDVIEGTIICNRQKSDVRGLSIQLNIFGKSHKYILS; from the coding sequence ATGTCTGACGTGCCAGATCTTAGTAGCGACGAAGACAATTTTGAGGACGATGAATGGCAAGAAATGGAAACAAGCGATACAACGGTAACATGCTTATTTTGTCCGAACGTTTTATCAAATATTGAGGAAGGGATTTCCCATTGCAAGTCCGTCCATAAGTTTGATTTGAACGAATTGAAGTTGAAGTTCAATATGGACTGCTATTCATACATAAAGttgataaattacataaaaacacaCAAGCCTAAACCGGAGGTTATAACAAACCTTAACAAGGTGTTATGGGATGACGAGAAGTATTTACAGCCTGTAGAGCAGGACGAGTGGCTCATGTACGACTTCGACGCCCTTACCGACAAGCCAAGCTCACCAAAAACTTACCATGCTAATGTGGAAAATGGCTTGGTTACCCTGTCAGAGGCACACTTCACTGAACTACAAAGGACAATACAGTTTTTAACACAACAACTTACTGAGAGTGCAACGCTATTGAAGAACGCCAAGGACGACATAAAACAAATGCAGGAGTCCATGCAGAACTTAGTAGAAGGTGGTCAATTGcagaaaaataatgatgaaactCCAGCCGCTGTTAACTGTGTAGCTAGCGTTCCTTTAGAGATGGATGACGGCTACTTTAGTACCTATGCACATTTTGGTATCCATTATGACATGCTCTCAGACAAAGTTCGCACAGAAACCTACAGGGATGCGATACTGAATAACAAGGAAACTCTGAAGGGCAAAGTTGTCTTAGATCTTGGATGCGGTACAGGTATACTATCAATGTTTTGTGCTACAGCTGGAGCCAAGACAGTTTATGCATTAGATCAATCAGAAATTATTTACCATGCAATGGATATTGTGAGGGAAAATAACTTACAAGATGTAATAAAATTAGTCAAAGGCAGACTTGAAGATACCAAGTTAACTGAAAAGGTTGATATTATTGTATCTGAGTGGATGGGATACTTCTTGCTCTTTGAAGGAATGTTAGACAGTGTTATTTATGCAAGGGATCACTACCTCAAACCTGGTGGATTGCTGTTACCCAACAGGTGCAATATTAGCCTTGTAGCTAACGGTGATGTAGACACTCACAAAAAGTTGATTGAATATTGGTCAGATGTCTACGGGTACAAAATGAATTGCATGAAATCAGAAGTAGTGCGAGAAGCAAGCATTGACATAGTTGGATCTAAACATATAATATCTGGACCTTGTGTAGTTAAAGAAATAGACATTAACACATGCAAAACTGATGTAATGGACTTCACAGCTGATTTTAAACTGCCGATTACAAAGGATGGCGCATTGACATCAATTGTGGGTTATTTTGATACTTTCTTCGGTCTGCCAAATGCCATAGAGTTTTCAACTGGCCCTCACAAGACTCCAACACATTGGAAGCAGacagttttttatttcagagaCTGTAAGGAGGTCAAACAAGGAGATGTTATTGAGGGTACAATAATTTGTAATAGACAGAAATCTGATGTCCGAGGCTTATCAATTCAGCTCAATATATTTGGCAAGAGCCACAAATATATCTTAAGTTAA